The proteins below are encoded in one region of Amycolatopsis acidiphila:
- a CDS encoding phospho-sugar mutase, translated as MSERDRLPRELRNRAFAWITEDVDAESREELEAVLARAMRGEPGATADLADRMAGSLEFGTAGLRGPVRAGPNGMNTSVVVRTTAGVAAWLARHGKTGEPVVIGRDARHGSERFAMTAAEVLYAAGFDARLLPGPLPTPVLAFAVKHLGAAAGVQITASHNPPADNGYKLYDDSGSQIVPPSDGEIEAAIEAAPGATAVTRMPGVPVLGDEIVEEYLARVAALPVGSSRRLRVAATALHGVGADVLSRALALAGFTDVHLVADQAKPDPDFPTVSFPNPEEPGATDLLLALAQEVDADVAIALDPDADRCALGLRDRDGSWRMLRGDETGVLLGEHVLSTTNAADPLVATTIVSSSMLGRIAEARGARYAETLTGFKWLTRAGEGLVFAYEEALGLCVNPDFVRDKDGIAAAVMACDLAATLKSSGRSPLDVLDDLAARHGVHLTDQVSLRVTDLSVRTKVLDAIRNAPPTTLAGIPVTAEDLSPTTDAVRISGGGLRVVIRPSGTEPKLKTYLQVVEPVPDTVTGSQKEALAKARSIAATRLAALREEVEALLSTQP; from the coding sequence GTGAGTGAACGGGACCGGCTGCCGCGGGAACTGCGGAACAGAGCCTTCGCCTGGATTACCGAGGATGTCGACGCCGAGTCCAGGGAAGAGCTGGAAGCGGTGCTGGCGCGCGCGATGCGCGGCGAGCCCGGCGCGACGGCCGATCTCGCCGACCGGATGGCCGGCTCGCTCGAGTTCGGCACGGCCGGCCTGCGCGGGCCGGTTCGCGCCGGTCCCAACGGGATGAACACCTCGGTGGTCGTCCGGACCACCGCCGGTGTGGCCGCGTGGCTCGCCCGGCACGGCAAGACCGGTGAGCCGGTCGTCATCGGCCGGGACGCCCGCCACGGCTCGGAGCGGTTCGCGATGACCGCCGCCGAAGTGCTCTACGCCGCCGGGTTCGACGCCCGCCTCCTGCCCGGCCCGTTGCCGACGCCGGTGCTCGCGTTCGCCGTGAAGCACCTGGGCGCGGCGGCGGGTGTGCAGATCACCGCGTCGCACAATCCCCCCGCCGACAACGGGTACAAGCTCTACGACGACAGCGGGTCGCAGATCGTGCCACCGTCGGACGGCGAGATCGAGGCGGCGATCGAGGCGGCGCCCGGTGCCACCGCGGTGACCCGCATGCCCGGGGTGCCGGTGCTCGGCGACGAGATCGTGGAGGAGTACCTGGCCCGAGTCGCCGCGCTCCCCGTCGGGTCGTCCCGCAGGCTGCGGGTGGCGGCGACGGCACTGCACGGCGTGGGCGCGGACGTGCTGAGCCGCGCGCTGGCCCTGGCGGGGTTCACGGATGTGCACCTCGTGGCGGACCAGGCGAAGCCGGACCCGGACTTTCCGACGGTGTCGTTCCCGAACCCGGAGGAGCCGGGCGCGACGGACCTGTTGCTCGCGCTGGCGCAAGAGGTCGACGCCGACGTGGCGATCGCATTGGACCCGGACGCGGACCGGTGCGCGCTGGGGCTGCGCGACCGGGACGGCTCGTGGCGGATGCTGCGCGGCGACGAGACGGGCGTCCTGCTCGGCGAACACGTCCTGTCGACGACGAACGCCGCTGATCCGCTGGTCGCGACGACGATCGTGTCGTCGTCGATGCTGGGCCGGATCGCGGAGGCCCGTGGTGCGCGGTATGCGGAGACGCTGACGGGGTTCAAGTGGCTCACCCGTGCCGGCGAGGGCTTGGTCTTCGCCTACGAGGAGGCGCTCGGGCTGTGCGTGAACCCGGACTTCGTGCGGGACAAGGACGGCATCGCGGCGGCTGTGATGGCATGCGACCTCGCCGCGACGCTGAAGTCCTCGGGTCGCTCGCCGCTCGATGTCCTGGATGACCTGGCTGCCCGGCACGGCGTGCACCTGACGGACCAGGTGTCGCTACGGGTGACGGACCTCAGTGTGCGCACCAAGGTCCTGGACGCCATCCGCAACGCCCCGCCCACGACGCTGGCCGGCATCCCCGTGACGGCCGAGGACCTGAGTCCGACCACGGACGCGGTTCGTATTTCCGGTGGCGGCCTGCGCGTGGTCATCCGCCCGTCGGGCACCGAGCCGAAGCTGAAGACGTACCTCCAGGTGGTCGAGCCGGTGCCGGACACCGTCACGGGCTCGCAGAAGGAGGCGCTGGCGAAGGCACGGTCCATCGCCGCCACCCGGCTGGCGGCCCTCCGCGAAGAGGTCGAGGCCCTGCTCTCGACGCAGCCGTAG
- a CDS encoding purine-nucleoside phosphorylase, which produces MSEQDLAEAAAATIAERTGHAKHDIAVVLGSGWRPAADVIGEGDAEIPLAELPGFEKPEAVGHGGTVRSVAVDGKRALVLLGRTHLYEGKGIGRVVHNVRTAAAAGVRSVLLTNAAGGLRAGFQVGQPVLICDHLNMTATSPITGANFVDLVDLYSHRLRDLAREIDPGLEEGVYAGLPGPHFETPAEIRMLRTLGADLVGMSTVLEAIAARAAGVEVFGLSLVTNLAAGMTGEPLDHVEVLEAGRAAAHRMGTLLRELVARA; this is translated from the coding sequence ATGAGTGAACAGGACCTGGCCGAAGCCGCGGCGGCCACCATCGCCGAGCGCACGGGCCACGCCAAGCACGACATCGCGGTGGTCCTCGGCTCCGGCTGGCGCCCGGCCGCCGACGTGATCGGCGAGGGCGACGCGGAGATCCCGCTCGCCGAGCTGCCCGGTTTCGAGAAGCCCGAGGCCGTCGGGCACGGCGGCACGGTCCGGTCGGTCGCCGTGGACGGAAAGCGCGCGCTGGTACTCCTCGGCCGCACGCACCTGTACGAGGGCAAGGGCATCGGCCGGGTCGTGCACAACGTCCGTACCGCGGCGGCCGCGGGCGTCCGGTCGGTCCTGCTGACCAACGCCGCGGGTGGCCTGCGTGCGGGCTTCCAGGTCGGCCAGCCCGTGCTGATCTGCGACCACCTCAACATGACCGCGACGTCACCGATCACCGGCGCCAACTTCGTGGACCTGGTGGACCTGTACTCGCACCGGCTGCGCGACCTCGCCAGGGAGATCGACCCGGGCCTCGAAGAGGGCGTGTACGCGGGTCTGCCCGGGCCACATTTCGAGACGCCCGCGGAGATCCGGATGCTGCGCACTCTCGGGGCGGACCTGGTGGGCATGTCCACGGTGCTGGAGGCGATCGCGGCTCGCGCGGCGGGAGTCGAGGTGTTCGGGCTGTCGCTCGTGACGAACCTGGCCGCCGGGATGACCGGTGAGCCGCTCGACCACGTCGAGGTGCTCGAGGCCGGTCGCGCGGCCGCCCACCGGATGGGCACTCTGCTCCGGGAACTGGTGGCACGCGCATAG
- a CDS encoding serine/threonine-protein kinase, which translates to MPTDSEDPRVVAGRYRLRSVLGSGSMGTVWSAYDEFLQRPVAVKEIRLPPGVTTGQAEELRERTLREARAIAVLSHPNVIVLHDVARQDGEPFVVMELLPSHSLAELIREHGPLTVEQAAAVGDAVAAALEAAHAAGITHRDVKPGNVLVADDGRIKLTDFGIARNVSEATMTRTGMTLGSPAYIAPEIASGKAVTPGADLWGLGATLFNALEGHPPYDADGDPLETIGKVVKGEVPRPTPGPLAPVITALMAKEPRDRISLREVRRQLYPLLTKAPRVLFSPEMFQQAAGRRAEATDTREMTPAARPEPEPEPAAEKPAEVSQELAVDPGPLPFTSSPAPKAAPAGRSVTATAVLTSVAILLFLVSAAGGFVAARVIGAEPVTPPARGGSSATVEPPPTKFERRTGDASSVRGQDATFSVEVPQDWTRFTGSGVGDGLPPSTLVEWVSPDGSQMLAVDHIAGFFPNYTIDQYLKGLSTSRGSGEFNPVRPPEPLTDGREGYTMAYRTFDKGSNSPDQVSRTTFAEIFRHNSSLWAVSVTVPTEQEDTARTELYQRIVPTFSITG; encoded by the coding sequence GTGCCCACCGACAGCGAGGACCCCCGCGTCGTCGCCGGACGCTACCGGCTGCGGTCCGTGCTGGGTTCTGGCTCCATGGGTACCGTCTGGTCGGCCTACGACGAGTTCCTGCAACGCCCCGTAGCCGTCAAGGAGATCCGGCTGCCCCCGGGCGTGACCACCGGACAGGCCGAGGAGCTGCGGGAACGCACGCTGCGCGAGGCCCGCGCCATCGCCGTGCTGTCTCACCCGAACGTGATCGTCCTGCACGACGTCGCCCGGCAGGACGGCGAGCCGTTCGTCGTGATGGAACTGCTGCCGTCACACAGCCTCGCCGAGCTGATCCGGGAGCACGGGCCGCTGACGGTGGAACAAGCCGCCGCCGTGGGCGACGCCGTCGCCGCCGCGCTGGAGGCCGCGCACGCCGCGGGCATCACCCACCGCGACGTCAAGCCGGGCAACGTGCTCGTCGCCGACGACGGGCGGATCAAGCTCACCGACTTCGGGATCGCGCGCAACGTCTCCGAGGCGACGATGACCCGCACGGGCATGACCCTGGGCTCCCCCGCCTACATCGCGCCGGAGATCGCCTCGGGCAAGGCCGTCACGCCGGGCGCGGACCTGTGGGGCCTGGGCGCGACGCTGTTCAACGCCCTGGAAGGCCATCCGCCCTACGACGCCGACGGCGACCCGCTGGAGACGATCGGCAAGGTCGTCAAGGGCGAGGTGCCCCGGCCGACGCCTGGCCCGCTCGCACCGGTCATCACCGCGCTGATGGCCAAGGAGCCGCGGGACCGGATCTCGCTGCGCGAGGTTCGCCGGCAGCTGTACCCGCTGCTCACCAAGGCCCCGCGGGTGCTGTTCAGCCCCGAGATGTTCCAGCAGGCGGCGGGCCGCCGCGCCGAGGCGACCGACACCCGCGAGATGACGCCGGCGGCCAGGCCCGAGCCGGAGCCCGAGCCCGCCGCGGAGAAGCCGGCCGAGGTGAGCCAGGAGCTGGCGGTGGACCCGGGCCCGCTCCCGTTCACGTCCTCCCCCGCGCCGAAGGCCGCGCCGGCGGGCCGCAGCGTCACCGCGACGGCCGTGCTGACCAGCGTCGCGATCCTGCTGTTCCTCGTCTCGGCCGCGGGCGGTTTCGTCGCGGCCCGGGTGATCGGCGCCGAGCCGGTGACTCCGCCGGCCCGCGGCGGCAGCTCCGCGACCGTCGAACCGCCGCCGACGAAGTTCGAGCGGCGCACCGGTGACGCGTCGAGCGTGCGCGGCCAGGACGCGACGTTCTCGGTCGAGGTGCCGCAGGACTGGACGCGCTTCACCGGCTCGGGCGTCGGGGACGGCCTGCCGCCGTCGACGCTGGTGGAATGGGTTTCGCCGGACGGGTCGCAGATGCTCGCGGTCGACCACATCGCCGGCTTCTTCCCGAACTACACGATCGACCAGTACCTCAAGGGACTGTCCACGAGCCGTGGGTCCGGCGAGTTCAACCCGGTGCGCCCGCCCGAGCCGCTGACGGACGGCCGGGAGGGCTACACGATGGCCTACCGCACGTTCGACAAGGGCAGCAACAGCCCCGACCAGGTCAGCCGCACCACGTTCGCGGAGATCTTCCGGCACAACTCGAGCCTGTGGGCGGTGAGCGTGACAGTGCCCACCGAGCAGGAGGACACCGCGCGCACCGAGCTGTACCAGCGGATCGTGCCGACCTTCTCGATCACGGGGTGA
- the mutA gene encoding methylmalonyl-CoA mutase small subunit, with amino-acid sequence MTQAGTTEPDELALAAEFAAPARADWQELVAGVLRKSGRLPEDFDGAPESLLTTRTYDGIDIRPLYTAEDETVPAGFPGLAPFVRGGKPEGAVGTGWDVRVLHANADPVAANKAILADLENGASSLWLRVGGDSLPPSSLADALNEVYLDLAPVVLEPGAEYEAAASALLRLLAERNIPDSEVIGTIGADPITVRARTGTAHDLTPAAELAARLAAKHPKLRTIVVDGLPYHEAGGSDAQELGAAVAAGVAYLRALTAAGLSVDDAAAQLEFRFAATADQFLTIAKLRAARRLWSRVTEVSGATPHGMRQHAVTSTAMLTQRDPWVNMLRTTVACFAAGVGGADAVTVLPFDAAIGQPEAFSRRIARNTQAILIEESRLAGVIDPAGGSWYVENLTDALANAAWREFTEVERHGGIEAALESGFLRDRLAQTWEKRAKRLATRKDPITGVSEFPHLAEKPVVREPLPSIVEGGGLPKRRYAQPFEQLRDRSDAHLAEHGERPTIFLATLGPLASHTARAMFASNLFQAGGIEPVNPGAVDDPVEAFKASGATVACLCGSDKSYGEQANEVAAGLRAAGAKAVLLAGRPDESYRGISGFAHTGCDALAVLTSTLETLGVK; translated from the coding sequence ATGACTCAGGCAGGGACAACGGAGCCCGATGAGCTGGCGCTGGCCGCCGAGTTCGCCGCGCCGGCGCGGGCCGACTGGCAGGAGCTCGTCGCCGGGGTGCTCCGCAAGAGCGGGAGGCTGCCGGAGGACTTCGACGGCGCTCCCGAGAGCCTGCTGACCACCAGAACCTACGACGGCATCGACATCCGGCCGCTCTACACGGCGGAGGACGAGACCGTGCCCGCCGGGTTCCCCGGCCTCGCGCCGTTCGTGCGCGGCGGCAAGCCGGAAGGCGCCGTCGGCACCGGCTGGGACGTGCGCGTCCTGCACGCGAACGCCGACCCGGTCGCCGCGAACAAGGCGATTCTGGCCGACCTCGAGAACGGCGCGAGCTCGCTGTGGCTGCGAGTCGGCGGAGACTCGCTGCCGCCGTCGTCGCTGGCCGACGCGCTCAACGAGGTGTACCTCGACCTCGCCCCGGTGGTGCTCGAGCCCGGAGCGGAGTACGAGGCCGCGGCGAGCGCCCTGCTCCGGCTGCTGGCCGAACGGAACATCCCCGACAGCGAGGTCATCGGCACCATCGGTGCCGACCCGATCACCGTGCGCGCCCGCACCGGCACCGCGCACGACCTGACTCCTGCCGCCGAACTGGCCGCCCGGCTCGCCGCGAAGCACCCGAAGCTGCGCACGATCGTCGTCGACGGGCTGCCCTACCACGAGGCCGGCGGCTCGGACGCCCAAGAGCTCGGCGCGGCCGTCGCGGCGGGCGTCGCGTATCTGCGGGCGCTGACCGCCGCCGGGCTGAGCGTCGACGACGCGGCCGCGCAGCTGGAGTTCCGCTTCGCCGCGACCGCCGACCAGTTCCTGACCATCGCGAAGCTGCGCGCGGCGCGCCGCCTGTGGTCGCGGGTCACCGAGGTCTCCGGCGCCACCCCGCACGGGATGCGGCAGCACGCCGTCACCTCGACGGCGATGCTGACCCAGCGCGACCCGTGGGTGAACATGCTGCGCACGACCGTCGCCTGCTTCGCCGCCGGCGTCGGTGGCGCGGACGCGGTCACCGTCCTGCCGTTCGACGCGGCGATCGGCCAGCCCGAGGCGTTCTCCCGCCGCATCGCGCGCAACACGCAGGCGATCCTGATCGAGGAGTCGCGGCTCGCGGGCGTGATCGACCCGGCGGGCGGCTCCTGGTACGTGGAGAACCTGACCGACGCGCTGGCCAACGCCGCGTGGCGCGAGTTCACCGAGGTGGAGCGCCACGGCGGGATCGAGGCCGCGCTGGAGTCCGGTTTCCTGCGCGACCGGCTCGCCCAGACCTGGGAGAAGCGGGCCAAACGGCTGGCCACCCGCAAGGACCCGATCACCGGCGTCAGCGAGTTCCCGCACCTGGCGGAGAAACCGGTCGTCCGCGAACCGCTGCCGTCCATTGTGGAGGGCGGCGGGCTGCCGAAACGCCGGTACGCCCAGCCGTTCGAACAGCTGCGGGACCGCTCGGACGCGCACCTGGCCGAGCACGGCGAACGGCCGACGATCTTCCTCGCGACGCTCGGGCCGCTGGCCTCGCACACCGCACGAGCCATGTTCGCGTCGAACCTGTTCCAGGCCGGCGGCATCGAGCCGGTCAACCCGGGCGCGGTCGACGACCCGGTCGAGGCCTTCAAGGCGAGCGGCGCCACGGTCGCCTGCCTGTGCGGCAGCGACAAGTCCTACGGCGAGCAGGCGAACGAGGTCGCGGCCGGACTGCGTGCGGCGGGGGCGAAAGCCGTGCTCCTGGCGGGCAGGCCGGACGAGTCCTACCGTGGGATCAGCGGGTTCGCGCACACCGGCTGCGACGCGCTCGCCGTGCTGACCAGCACACTGGAAACGCTGGGAGTGAAGTGA
- the scpA gene encoding methylmalonyl-CoA mutase, giving the protein MAIPDFAGIELGIPDPASQADWAEALHASTGKGPDALSWETPEGIGVQPVYTADDLSDVDFLGTYPGVAPFLRGPYPTMYTTQPWTIRQYAGFSTASESNAFYRRNLAAGQKGLSVAFDLATHRGYDSDHPRVAGDVGMAGVAIDSIYDMRQLFDGIPLDRMSVSMTMNGAVLPVMALYIVAAEEQGVAPEQLAGTIQNDILKEFMVRNTYIYPPQPSMRIISDIFGYTSRRMPRFNSISISGYHMQEAGATADLELAYTLADGVEYLRAGLDANLDIDKFAPRLSFFWAIGMNFFMEVAKMRAARLLWAKLVKQFSPQNEKSLSLRTHCQTSGWSLTAQDVYNNVVRTCVEAMAATQGHTQSLHTNALDEALALPTDFSARIARNTQLLLQQETGNNRVIDPWGGSAFVERLTYDLARKAWGHISEVESAGGMARAIDAGIPKLRIEEAAARTQARIDSGRQPVIGVNKYRVDSDEDVEVLKVDNAGVRAQQLEKLRRLREERDADAVADALRRLTAAADGGGNLLELAVDAARAKATVGEISEALEKVWGRHSGQIRTISGVYRDEVGKTENVDKVRERVEKFAEAEGRRPRILVAKMGQDGHDRGQKVIATAFADLGFDVDVGPLFSTPAEVARQAIEADVHVVGVSSLAAGHLSLVPALREELAKLDRPDIMVVVGGVIPPQDYEELRTAGAAAIFGPGTVIADAALGLLDQLEQQQAG; this is encoded by the coding sequence ATGGCCATCCCCGACTTCGCGGGAATCGAGCTCGGCATCCCGGACCCGGCGAGCCAGGCCGACTGGGCCGAGGCGCTGCACGCGAGCACCGGCAAGGGTCCCGACGCGCTGAGCTGGGAGACCCCCGAGGGCATCGGCGTGCAGCCGGTCTACACCGCCGATGATCTGTCCGATGTGGACTTCCTCGGCACCTACCCCGGTGTCGCGCCGTTCCTGCGCGGCCCGTACCCGACGATGTACACCACCCAGCCGTGGACCATCCGGCAGTACGCCGGGTTCTCCACCGCGAGCGAGTCCAACGCCTTCTACCGGCGCAACCTCGCGGCCGGGCAGAAAGGGCTTTCCGTCGCGTTCGACCTGGCCACCCACCGCGGCTACGACTCCGACCACCCGCGGGTGGCGGGTGACGTCGGCATGGCGGGCGTGGCGATCGACTCGATCTACGACATGCGCCAGCTCTTCGACGGCATCCCGCTGGACCGGATGAGCGTGTCGATGACGATGAACGGCGCGGTGCTGCCGGTGATGGCGCTCTACATCGTCGCCGCCGAGGAACAGGGTGTCGCACCCGAGCAGCTGGCCGGGACCATCCAGAACGACATCCTCAAGGAGTTCATGGTCCGCAACACCTACATCTACCCGCCGCAGCCCTCGATGCGGATCATCTCCGACATCTTCGGCTACACCTCCCGGCGGATGCCGCGGTTCAACTCGATCTCCATCTCCGGCTACCACATGCAGGAGGCCGGGGCGACCGCCGACCTGGAGCTGGCGTACACGCTCGCGGACGGCGTCGAGTACCTCCGGGCCGGGCTGGACGCGAACCTCGACATCGACAAGTTCGCGCCGCGGCTGTCGTTCTTCTGGGCCATCGGCATGAACTTCTTCATGGAAGTCGCCAAGATGCGCGCCGCCCGGCTGCTGTGGGCGAAGCTCGTCAAGCAGTTCTCGCCGCAGAACGAGAAATCGCTCTCCCTGCGCACGCACTGCCAGACCTCCGGCTGGTCGCTGACCGCGCAGGACGTCTACAACAACGTCGTGCGCACCTGCGTCGAGGCGATGGCGGCGACCCAGGGGCACACCCAGTCCCTGCACACCAACGCACTCGACGAGGCGCTGGCCCTGCCGACCGACTTCTCCGCGCGCATCGCCCGCAACACCCAGCTGCTGCTGCAGCAGGAGACCGGCAACAACCGCGTGATCGACCCGTGGGGCGGCAGCGCGTTCGTCGAGCGGCTCACCTACGACCTCGCGCGCAAGGCGTGGGGCCACATCAGCGAGGTCGAGTCCGCGGGCGGGATGGCCCGCGCGATCGACGCGGGCATCCCGAAGCTGCGCATCGAGGAGGCGGCGGCGCGCACGCAGGCCCGCATCGACTCCGGGCGCCAGCCGGTGATCGGCGTGAACAAGTACCGCGTCGACTCCGACGAGGACGTCGAGGTGCTCAAGGTGGACAACGCGGGCGTGCGGGCCCAGCAGCTGGAGAAGCTGCGCCGGCTGCGCGAGGAGCGCGACGCGGACGCCGTCGCCGACGCCCTGCGGCGGCTCACCGCGGCCGCCGACGGGGGAGGCAACCTGCTCGAACTGGCCGTGGACGCGGCGCGGGCGAAGGCGACCGTCGGGGAGATCTCCGAGGCGCTGGAGAAGGTCTGGGGGCGCCACTCCGGCCAGATTCGTACGATCTCGGGGGTGTACCGGGACGAGGTCGGGAAGACCGAGAACGTGGACAAGGTGCGCGAGCGCGTCGAGAAGTTCGCCGAGGCCGAGGGGCGCCGTCCCCGGATCCTGGTCGCCAAGATGGGCCAGGACGGGCACGACCGCGGCCAGAAGGTGATCGCGACCGCGTTCGCCGACCTGGGCTTCGACGTGGACGTGGGCCCGCTGTTCTCCACCCCGGCCGAGGTCGCGCGCCAGGCCATCGAGGCCGACGTGCACGTGGTCGGCGTGTCCTCGCTGGCGGCCGGGCACCTCTCGCTCGTGCCCGCGCTGCGCGAGGAGCTGGCGAAGCTCGACCGCCCGGACATCATGGTCGTGGTCGGCGGCGTCATCCCGCCGCAGGACTACGAGGAGCTGCGGACGGCCGGCGCGGCGGCGATCTTCGGGCCGGGCACGGTCATCGCCGACGCGGCGCTCGGCCTGCTGGACCAGCTCGAGCAGCAACAGGCAGGCTGA
- the meaB gene encoding methylmalonyl Co-A mutase-associated GTPase MeaB — MARAIDVGAYAKGVLAGDRGTLSKAITLVESQRGDHRKQAQELLVELLPHAGGARRVGITGVPGVGKSTFIDQLGTDLTTAGHRVAVLAVDPSSTRTGGSILGDKTRMARLAVDPAAFIRPSPTSGTLGGVARATRETIVLMEAAGYDVVLVETVGVGQSEVTVANMVDCFLFLTLARTGDQLQGIKKGVLELADVIAVNKADGEHERDAKRAARELSGALRMIYGPDASWTPPVLTCSGLNDVGLDTVWQQIERHREQLLESGELDTKRKQQQVDWTWSMVREQLLGRLAEHPGVRAVVPEVEQAVRDGELTATLAAQRILDAFGT; from the coding sequence GTGGCTCGCGCGATCGACGTCGGCGCCTACGCCAAAGGCGTGCTCGCGGGGGACCGGGGCACGCTGTCGAAGGCGATCACGCTCGTCGAGTCCCAGCGCGGCGACCACCGCAAGCAGGCGCAGGAGCTGCTGGTCGAGCTGCTGCCGCACGCGGGCGGGGCGCGCCGGGTGGGCATCACCGGCGTGCCCGGGGTCGGCAAGTCGACGTTCATCGACCAGCTCGGCACCGACCTCACCACCGCGGGGCACCGGGTCGCCGTGCTCGCGGTCGACCCGTCGTCCACCCGCACCGGCGGCAGCATCCTCGGCGACAAGACCCGGATGGCGCGCCTGGCGGTCGACCCGGCGGCGTTCATCCGCCCGTCGCCGACCTCCGGCACGCTCGGCGGCGTCGCCCGCGCGACCCGCGAGACGATCGTGCTGATGGAGGCCGCGGGCTACGACGTGGTGCTGGTCGAGACGGTCGGCGTCGGCCAGTCCGAGGTCACCGTGGCCAACATGGTCGACTGCTTCCTCTTCCTGACCCTGGCCCGCACCGGCGACCAGCTGCAGGGCATCAAGAAGGGGGTGCTGGAGCTCGCCGACGTCATCGCGGTGAACAAGGCCGACGGCGAGCACGAACGCGACGCGAAACGGGCCGCCCGCGAGCTCTCCGGGGCGCTGCGGATGATCTACGGGCCGGACGCCTCGTGGACGCCACCCGTGCTGACCTGCAGCGGGCTCAACGACGTCGGCCTCGACACGGTGTGGCAGCAGATCGAACGGCACCGCGAGCAACTACTCGAATCGGGCGAGCTGGACACCAAGCGCAAGCAGCAGCAGGTCGACTGGACGTGGTCGATGGTGCGGGAGCAGCTGCTGGGCAGGCTCGCCGAGCATCCCGGCGTCCGCGCGGTCGTGCCGGAGGTCGAACAGGCCGTCCGGGACGGCGAACTGACCGCCACGCTGGCGGCGCAACGTATCTTGGACGCTTTCGGAACGTGA
- a CDS encoding M20 family metallopeptidase, protein MTVLDSRREIPRNRDERAASFGALGALVTADGVSMAPVDDLGAGRGPFWLDAWLKRGGTDVVAWRRHMHANPELSRHEYATTELICAVLRSAGLDPQILPGGTGVICDIGSGPTCVALRADIDALPLTEATGLPYSSTVEGAAHACGHDAHTAILLGAGLALASAPELPGRVRLIFQPAEEVMPGGALDVIEAGGLDGVDRIFGLHCDPRVRVGQVGSRIGALTSAADLIELQLTSPGGHTSRPHLTADLVHALGVIITSLPSLLSRRVDPRSGTVLVWGAVHAGQAANAVPQDGALRGTLRTAEHEVWKALEPLVASSVESLLAPTGVGFKLDYRRGVPPLVGDQESTAILRAGVEAALGEQALTGTEQSSGGEDFAWYLEHVPGAFFRLGVWSGEGEMRDLHRPTFELDERALAVGVRCMIHTALSALA, encoded by the coding sequence GTGACCGTGCTGGACTCACGGCGGGAGATTCCCCGCAACCGCGATGAGCGCGCGGCCTCTTTCGGGGCATTGGGCGCGCTCGTCACCGCGGACGGCGTCAGCATGGCACCCGTGGACGACCTCGGTGCGGGCAGAGGGCCGTTCTGGCTGGATGCGTGGCTCAAGCGGGGCGGCACCGATGTCGTCGCCTGGCGACGGCACATGCACGCCAACCCGGAGCTGTCCCGACACGAATACGCGACGACCGAACTGATCTGCGCCGTGTTGCGCTCGGCGGGGCTGGACCCCCAGATCCTGCCGGGCGGCACCGGTGTCATCTGTGACATCGGCAGCGGGCCCACCTGTGTGGCGCTGCGGGCCGACATCGACGCGCTTCCGCTCACCGAGGCGACCGGGTTGCCCTACTCGTCCACTGTGGAGGGCGCTGCGCACGCCTGCGGGCACGACGCGCACACCGCCATCCTGCTCGGCGCCGGTCTGGCGCTGGCTTCCGCGCCCGAGCTGCCGGGCCGCGTCCGGCTGATCTTCCAGCCCGCCGAGGAGGTCATGCCGGGCGGTGCGCTCGACGTGATCGAGGCCGGCGGGCTCGACGGCGTCGACCGCATCTTCGGGCTGCACTGCGACCCGCGGGTGCGCGTCGGCCAGGTCGGCTCCCGGATCGGCGCGCTGACCTCGGCCGCGGACCTGATCGAGCTGCAGCTGACCTCGCCCGGCGGGCACACCTCGCGGCCGCACCTGACGGCCGACCTGGTGCACGCGCTGGGCGTGATCATCACGTCGCTGCCGTCGCTGCTGTCCCGGCGCGTCGACCCCCGCTCGGGGACCGTCCTGGTCTGGGGTGCGGTGCACGCCGGCCAGGCGGCCAACGCCGTGCCGCAGGACGGTGCGCTGCGGGGCACCCTGCGCACCGCCGAGCACGAGGTGTGGAAGGCGCTCGAACCGCTCGTCGCGTCGTCCGTCGAGTCGTTGCTCGCGCCGACCGGCGTCGGGTTCAAGCTCGACTACCGGCGCGGCGTGCCGCCGCTCGTCGGCGACCAGGAAAGCACCGCGATCCTGCGTGCCGGCGTCGAAGCGGCGCTGGGCGAGCAAGCGCTGACCGGTACGGAACAGTCGTCGGGCGGCGAGGACTTCGCGTGGTACCTCGAACACGTGCCGGGCGCGTTCTTCCGGCTCGGCGTGTGGAGCGGCGAGGGTGAGATGCGCGACCTGCACCGTCCGACGTTCGAACTGGACGAGCGGGCGCTGGCCGTCGGTGTGCGGTGCATGATCCACACGGCACTGAGCGCGCTGGCCTGA